Part of the Ictalurus furcatus strain D&B chromosome 19, Billie_1.0, whole genome shotgun sequence genome, caacagtggcagattggaAGTGTTGggtcttgaacccccgacctgccgatcagtaacccagagccttaaccgctaagccagcACTGCCCCATATTATAGCCAGATATTACACAAGTGTAAATAAACTCTCAATGCCACATTTGACATGCAAAACACCTCCTCAGCACATTACGTCATGGCACAGTCGGCACCTTCTTTTGAGTTAAAGGCATCATAACTTTTGACACAGcagacaacttttccaaacgaGGAAGGACTCAAGGACGTAGCGGTCAGGTATTAATGTGAGATGCAGCAATCAGATTATAATGTTTGAAATGAGCAGGTGTTATACTCGTACATCACTGAGAGCTGATGTTACCATTACTAATGTGAACCTTACGAGGATAGTATGTTTGGACTTTTATTTTCGCTCTTGCGGTCCTGAAATACGTGATTTTAGTAGCTACAGTATGTTAGTACTAGAGGTAGGAGAATAACAGAGAGGAATAAGGATggcctacttttttttttttttttttttgtccatataTCCCAGAATTATTTTTGAAACTGGTAAAATGACTTCATATTCCTGAcactatataatttaaaaaagctaattgccccatctgtgtaaaaaaaaaaaaacctgcaatttgcTGCATTAATATTGATTACTGATGTGAATATCCATTGCACATGGTGCCAAATAATGCAGACTGATAGTTTTCCATTGTTGAGTGTTATAATATCACCCTTTTCCATACCTAATTACCAATTATTTGGTGACTTGTATATTCCCAGGTTAATAATCTAGACCCAGAACTGAAGAAGCTGTTTGACGTGTGCGGTATTTCTGAAGCCCAGCTAAAAGACCAGAAGACATCAAAAGCTATCTATGATTTTATCGAGAAAAAAGGAGGAGTGGAGGCTGTAAAGACTGAGTTCAGAAGACAaggtaaggtgtgtgtgtgtgtgtgtgtgtgtgagtgagtgcatgcACGTGTGGGGATAGGGGTGACGCACTATATTACACCATACTAGCTTTATTGAGTGTTAGTTGGATTCTTTACCTTCAAGCTGTTAAAATGACGCAGTACAATAAGTTCACtttgtaaataaatcagtgatgCTGCTAAGTAGGGTTTTACCTTAAATGTCCACTTTAATGGTAGGTGATAAAGCCAAAACTTCATCATATATCATGATACCTTTCAGATCTTAAATGCTAACAGTATGTTTTGCAGTGTTTTAACACAAGAGGTGGAGGTTGCTGTTGTAGAAACGCAATATTTCAATATGGTTTCAGTGTGATTATTGTGTGTGCAGACTATATATGTTGcttaaaatgttttgcttttatCTCCCTCaagcccctccccctcctcctccaccctcTCGAGGTggtcctcctcctccacctcctctccAAAGCTCAGGTGGTCCTCCTCCAACCCCATCTCGTGGTCGCGGAGCTCCACCTCCCCCACCTCCCTTCAGAGTTCCCtcttctgctcctcctcctcctcctcctccttccagACCAGGCATAGGagctccacctcctcctccaacaAGAGGCCCCCTGCCACCTCCCCCTATGCCTGCCTCTATGAATCCACAGGCCCCACCTCCCCCGCTCTCCACAGGAGGAGTagctccacctcctccacctccacccccGGGACCACCTCCACTCAATTCTGCTCTCCCAGGTTCGGATTCAGGGGGGAGGTCTGCGCTCCTGGATCAGATCAAAGGCGGAGCAGCGTTGAAGAAAGTCGAACAAGGGGGCAAGAGCGTAACCGATGGCAGTGGTGACGGCGGGCGAGGCTCGCTTTTAGACCAAATTCGACAGGGCATCCAGCTCAAAACAGTGAGTTCATCTTTGATGTGGCTTGACCATCATTTATTTGTGCATCATGAATGTTTTAATTGATATcacagaggggtttttttttttttttattaaagagtgTCTTTAATgtcaattttttatatatttaacaatatttatttattataattattatctcAGTTAAGTATCCTTGAACTCTCCCGCATCCATATAATAATTATGGTTATATAACGGTTATGATTAACACCCTTATGTTTTTAGACCGACTTGGATATGAAAGAAATGTAATAGATCAGGgatgtcaaactcattttaggtAACGGGCCATGTTACATTACACTTAGTCCAGTGTCGAGTGTGCTAGACCAGAAAAACCAGCTTAGTGACaaataacacattaaaaattCTTCTTAAATATGTTCATTTATCTTAATTTATCTGAAAGTGGATTATACATATGTCACCTACATAATAGCTCATAATATTAAAGTGGGAGATGAATCAATATAgtctgcaaaattatttacaaatagcaaggtttttttttgaagtGATTGAATAAGTTATTCACCCCCTTAACGAAGAAAACCCCTAAATTATATGTGAAGTTTGTTGCtctattttgccccctagtgaAACAACAGAGacttgcaccttttttttttttttttttttttttttttttttttttttttaaatcgtttaATTCGATTTTGGTCCACAGTATGAATTTCATTTATAACATGGATTCTAAATTAATTTGCTGAACTTGATTAGAGCTTTTACTGGTCTTGTCCCAGCCCATATTTTTGACACCCCTAGACTGTTCCTTGGgggttttaatttttaatattctAGATTTTCTCTGAATCGGAAATGCTGTTCTTGGCAAGTAATGTCTACAAACATAACAGAACTCGCAGCTATTCCTACACTGTTGACTTCCACTGTTGAACAAAGCTGAGGTCTCatccctctgttttttttttgtttgtttgtttttaaacacctTGTTTGCTCTCTGTACATTAAATGCTTAATTAGACGGACTGAGCGAGCAGCACAGCTCGCATGTATGCTAGTTCAAAATGCAACCGTGAACAGGATTgcctacattttattttggcCATGTTTAGTGTTCGCAAGAGGAAGTGCATTACAAAGAGAAGTAGATATGGCAGAATCGGACTTGTTTAGACAAGGAGCACCTTTTCCAGGCTTCTGCATGCTGCTGttcaaaaaaatgcaaatacacattTTCCAATCAAGATTGAATTCTGACTTAAATTATGCATGCAAGTCAGGAAATGGTTGCCATATAATTGGTTTCTTATATgtgctgatctttttttttttaaattttttttattacatcacATTTGTGGAAAATCTAAATTATAATAGAAAATTGAGTTacacatgtaaatatatatatatatatatatatatatatatatatatatatatatatatatatatatatatatatatatataatatatatattttttttttcaaataaaatattgctgtatatggaaattatatatttataggtcattttCTTTGCATGTAACAGACATGTTCTGCTGGCTGATGGATTAATTCTGACTGCTGTGGTTTTGTAGGTAACGGAAGGTTCAGACCCAGCCCCTGCATCTCCTGCCCCCTCAGCAGGGATTGTGGGAGCTCTGATGGAGGTGATGCAGAAGAGGAGCAAAGCCATCCACTCTTCAGGTGTGTAACACTCACATCTAACCCAGCACTTTGGATCATACACAGACTACTTAGGATGTGTGTAACTTCTGGTGAGGTTTTGATCTTGGTGAGGACCAAGTGTCCCCAAGACATATCCTGGGAACATTTGGATAAGAGTAGGAATTGGATTTGGATAAGGATTGGAATATCTGACAGCTtggaccttgtggggacatttggcattttttttattgatttatttatttaaaacaaaatatttacaacGATTTTAACTGGCTTTTCTAAGTTTTGACTTCTATTTAGATAGGCAGAGAATGAATTAGCTGTATTAATAATCATATCAAGGTCCCTCACAAGGATagcaaaataaatgtgtgtgtttaggtgtgtcGGTGCCTGTGTGTTGCTGTGTATGGTTTTTGTCTAGTCTCATAAAGCATGTCCCCAATCCGAGTACTAGGTTTATCTGTGATTTTTGCTAGTGTCTTACAGCGAGCTCATTAGCATTTGATCACATTATAACCTAAACATATTTTTCTGCAGacgaagatgatgatgatgatgaagatgactttgaggatgaggaggaatgGGAGGACTAGCAGCACTTTCTCCCCCCAGTTGATCACggcatctgaaaggaaaacactaaactgtTTTCAGTCTCTTACTCCGATTATAATTTAAATCTTTGCTTTTTCTATTAATCTATGTAATACCTCATTTCATCAGGAAAAGGTTTGTCACATTTTACCTTCCAATAGGTTTCTTTATCTTTATCCTCTTCTTCTCAGTGTGCAATTTACATCATGTTTTCTAGACTTGTAGTGTGgaacgggttttttttttcttcttcttctgatccATCTTTTTACTGAAGGGAAGTGAAAGGAACAAATTTAATGTTGGCAAATTTTACTGGAAGCGGGAACACTATTTGCATACAGCTTTCTTCTGTACCTCACATTTTCTAAATTCAGATTCTAGCGTGTTgtcattattttcttaaaatcttAAAGTTTGAATCGTATATTTTTACATACATTAAAGTCTAAATCTGCTATGTGAATAGAGAATAATATTACAgagagatgcaaaaaaaaaaaaaaaaaaaaaaacatgcttgaAGATTTCTTGCAACATCGGTTGCTATAGCATTGTactttttggttgttgttttttttgtttgtttgtttgtttttaaatcaaccaGAGACccagaaatattttatttctgataTTCTGAGaattgttggtttattttagTCAACTgtgttcaaatatttttaaataaataaatacataaataaatgtcagcTCAGCCTTAAAGCTTTCATGTGTCATGCTAATGACATATATGCTGTGATGCTTTACTAATTCCTCATAGAGATCCCAGCCATTAATCTGACTACAGACTAAATAccttctttttacttttttttttgtctgagatTTATGTGTGTATCAGGAAACTGCAAAACATTGGAAGTTGGAAGTGTTGAGATGAGATTTATTAAATTGTACACTCACTCaaataaatgtcaatatttacacagTGTCTGTGATTGCATATCTGATAAAAGAAAAccattcctttttttaaaaaattatttttatttaatgttttgggataAACACACACCCTCTCCTATTTGTGTAGTTACTTTTGAGGCTGCTCAACCCACTGTGCTTACAGTGCATCCTGAAAgcattcacagcgcttcacttttcctacgttatgttacagccttattccaaaatggattaaattcattattttcctcaaaattctacaaacaataccccataatgacaacatggatgaagtttgtttgaaatctttgcaaatttattaaaaataaaaaacaaaaaaagcacattgacataagtattcacagcctttgctatGACACTCAAAGTTGagcttgattggagtccacctgtggtaaattcagttgattggacatgatttggaaaggcacacctCTGTccatataaggtcccacagttaacaatgccaGAGCAcaatgtcagagcacaaaccaagccataaagtccaaggaattgtctggagacctccaagacaggattgtatcgaggcacagatctggggaagggtacagaaacatttctgcagcattgaaggtctcAATGAACACAGTgacctccatcatccgtaaatggaagtttggaaccagcaggactcttcctagagctggccacccggccaaactgagcgatcgggggagaagggccttagtcagggaggtgaccaaaaacctgatggtccctctgacagagctccagtgtgtctctgtggagagaggagaaccttccagaagaacaaccatctctgcagaactccatcaatcaggcctgtatggtagagtggccagacggaagccactcctcagtacaaggcacatgacagcctgcctggagtttgccaaaaggcacctgaaggactctcagaccaagaccaaggcAAAGAttaactctttggcctgaatggcaagcatcatgtctggaggaaaccaggcaccacttatcacctggccaataccatcactacagtgaagcatggtggtggcagcatcatgctgtggggatgtttttcagtggcaggaactgggagactagtcaggatcaaggAAAAggtgaatgcagcaatgtacagagacatccttgatgaaaacctgctccagagcactctggacctcagactggagcgaaggttcatcttccaacaggacaacgaccctaagcacacaaccaagataacaaaggagtggctacaggacaactctgtgaatgtccttgagtggcccagccagagcccagacttgaacccgattgaacatctctggagagatctgaaaatggctgtgcaccgatgctccccacccaacctgatggagcttgagaggtcccgCAAAGAAGAATgtgagaaactgcccaaaaataggtgtgccaagcttgtagcatcattctcaaaaagacttgaggctgtaattggtgccaaagctgcttcaacaaagtattgagcaaaggctgtgaatacttatgtacatgtgcttttttttattattattatttttaataaatttgcaaagatttcaaacaaacttctttcacgttgtcattatggggtattgtttgtagaattttgaggaaaataatgaatttaatccattttggaataaggctgtaacataacaaaatgtgggaaaagtgaagcgctgtgaatactttccggatgcactgtatattccATAATTAATTCTTGTATCATGTGCATTTTCACTTATAATGCCTAACACATATAAAGGTAATCCTTattacactacatggccaaaagtatgtgtacacctgaccatcagacTCGGTTGTagttcttccctaaactgtttccacaaagttggaagcacacagttgtactgaacgtctttgtatgctgtagttttACAATTTcgcttcactggaattaagagacccaaacctgtaccaacatgacaATGCCCGTGcacacaaagtgagctccataaagacaaaGTGTcttaaggttggactggaagaactctagtgtcctgcacagagccctgacctaaaccccactgaacacctttgtgatgaactggaacaccgactgcaccccagattAATGTACACttatagctgaatgaacacacatccTCACAGccaagctccaaaatctagtggagtggaggttattataacagcaaatgggggGCCAACACCATATCAATGCCTGTTGTTTTGGCATTGGCATATATGGccgtgatggttaggtgtccacatacttctggccatatagtgtagcagCTCAGCCTTCATCTGGAAGGAGTGATTACGTGGACAATTCTTTGTCAATTAAGCATTAAAACACTGGTTCTACTTTCATGTTTGAATTTTTCCCCTGTTCCAAGTACACATGACTCAGCTCAGCTCAAGTCCAAAAATAGTTATtgttaaacagtaaaatgtgtAGTGCAGCTACTGGAGGATTAGGATCGCTGTGAAAACTGCGTACCTCTGAGATGATCCAATATCACATGCTGGAGGTCAGACCAGACTTCAGTCTACTTAACATCAATAGACCCTGATTTTAAtagctgacacacacaccagtcatgGGGCATAATTATGTAGTCTACCTTTAGTGTCAGTGTATAATTTGTTTGGTATATGTGTAGCAGTCTTAGAAAACTTGTTTGATGTTGCTGtagctgaattctggcaaaaaCAGGTTTAACCATGATTGGGTGTTTCTGCCTATAATATACTTATAGACCTCTACCCCAAGAGATGTTAAGTAATTTCACCAAAATGAAGTgggcatgtttttcttttaaaatcttGTCTATGCATGAAAAGATCACAATTTAACAAGCACAGtgataaaaacagtcagtctgttTAAAGTTGTGTAAAATCTTGCTAGTAAAGTGTGAGTTTGCTCACATAGTCACGATTTTATCAAGTGGTTTCACTTTGTAATCAGATACAGGATATCAGATTGTCCGTGATGCATCTGCACCATCACATCGTCAAACTAGAGAacagcacatacacactttGTACAAATGGCAGCCCACAAagttttcaaatatttaaatggaCCAAAAATAATACGGGAAATTTAGCCAACAGAAAATAAGTGACTGAATTAATCGGCAGTTACTGCAGCATCGAAGTCCAGTGATTATACATTTGCATTTCCTATTGTAAATTTATCATTCTTtgataaagtgttatttatacATAAGCTACATAAGCAAAATAGGTTGTAAATGTAGAGGTACTTTAGCTTTCTAGTTTGTCAGCTAAAGATCTTAGCTCTTAACATTATTAAAGCCTCAGAcagttaatataatataacataaacgTAAATAtaaggtaaataataataaaaaaaatcaaaacactgGATTGAGAAATGATTAAGGCCCCTTcagtttttgcacattttattatattatagatcTCATGTAAATTGATTAAAgatacttaaaaaatatatatatatatatatatatatatatatatatatatatatatatatatatatatatatatatatatatataaatttttacacaatatcccataatgacaaaacaaaaaaaagtttttggattttttccccaaatgtaTTAATCTTTGCCAGGGCCGCCAGAGCAACGGAGCCGAGATAACAGACGGGTCTGACTCAGTtgaatatttctaaaatatatcTAAAGCTCTTAATTTTCCCCGGGAGCACAGAAGGCTCGTTCATTGTGAAATTGAAGAAGCTTGAAGTCACCAGGACTCTCCTAAATCTGGCCGTTTGGCCAAACTCAGTAAGAAAGGCCTTGGTCAGGGAGGTGACGAAGAACCCAATGACCACTCTAACAAAACTTTAAAAGTCTTCTGCAGAGATGGGAGAACCTGCCAGAAGGGCAAGCATCTCAGAAATACTCCATCAAGCAGTCTTAATTCTTAAGTCTTACCTTTATGGTAGAGTAGCTCTTAGAAAGCACTCCTGAGTGAAAACACATACAGCTGGCACTCAGAGTACTCTGAATGCAAAAcgattctctggtctgatgagacaaaactggaactttttgggtTGAATTCCAAGAGCTGTACTTTACAAGGTGCTGCTCATCAACTGActaataccatccctacagtgaagcatggtggtggcagcatcatgctatgggggtGCTTCTCAGCAGCAGGGATGGGGAAACTGGTCAGAATTGAGTGAAGGAAGAATGCAGCCAAATATAGAGAGGTCCTTGAAGAAAACCTGCTCCTGAATGCACACAACgccagactggggtgaaggcttacctttcagcacaacaaaGTGAAGTGATTTGCTCCTCGTATATAAAATAAGGTACattattattgattaaaatGACTACTGGATGGGCTTCTGAACATTATATTTAGCCAGACGGTTAAGAATAGAAGCTGATATAATTTATTGCACATTgaattaaatgcaaattaaatgaaaaagcaGTTGCTTGTAGACATAAATGTGTTGATGTATTTAAGTTGAGTCAGAATTGAttctttaaatttaattttctcCTTTTAAAATGCTGTACATAATTTTCAGAAAtttatatagtagaaaatatgtcaacatttcatttcatgtgaaaggttttcccagaccTCCACTCATTTCTGTTGGTTCTCTGCTTTTGATATTTGTGATGTCTGGGAGAAAAATAAGCTACCATATGTTTAagtgttacattaaatgtatttgtatataatatatagtatcaTCTTTGTAGCATGGACAAATATGTTACCTGTATTATCCTTTGCTGCTAGAGGGATTTAGCAGATAGATCAGATATGAGATTGATATGCTTGTTAATCTTTTAAGTGCCTTGTTTGCTTTGACTGCTTGTTTCCTTTGACCTTTGTCAGCTGTTCCAAAATATCAAAGCCTGAAGTATTT contains:
- the LOC128623426 gene encoding actin nucleation-promoting factor WASL; protein product: MSAQPSQRRNTNVGSRLLSGQENDALFAHLGRKCTTMSSAVVQVYAADGSPSWTRRCCGVACLVKDSSQRSYFIKVFDIKEGRTLFDQEIYSNFVLNCSRPFFLTFAGDKCQIGLNFADEQEAKQFRQATDDLVTRRHRKTEKRPEPPNVPEPVLPMATVDIRNPEINNGRYNNSYHVNNNFHSNFKKDKGKGKNQKKKITKSEIGTPSNFRHVGHVGWDPNTGFDVNNLDPELKKLFDVCGISEAQLKDQKTSKAIYDFIEKKGGVEAVKTEFRRQAPPPPPPPSRGGPPPPPPLQSSGGPPPTPSRGRGAPPPPPPFRVPSSAPPPPPPPSRPGIGAPPPPPTRGPLPPPPMPASMNPQAPPPPLSTGGVAPPPPPPPPGPPPLNSALPGSDSGGRSALLDQIKGGAALKKVEQGGKSVTDGSGDGGRGSLLDQIRQGIQLKTVTEGSDPAPASPAPSAGIVGALMEVMQKRSKAIHSSDEDDDDDEDDFEDEEEWED